A stretch of the Aegilops tauschii subsp. strangulata cultivar AL8/78 chromosome 4, Aet v6.0, whole genome shotgun sequence genome encodes the following:
- the LOC109736871 gene encoding protein NODULATION SIGNALING PATHWAY 2 — MDVTMEDVVGDLEISGYSSISTSPSSSLDDGMGLYGWNALSPVADWGLFCSDDGGHDLHGLIESMLCDDALIGKPDEHPTMFTDGPCYSNASDPSSTTTTNPGTPVQHDDTPDCNPEKGLRLLHLLMAAAEALSGPHKSRELARVILVRLKEMVSSTSGNAGASNMERLAAHFTDALQGLLDGSHSVAGTSRQAAMAASHHHSTGDVLTAFQMLQDMSPYMKFGHFTANQAILEAVAGDRRVHIVDYDLAEGIQWASLMQAMTSRPDGVSPPHLRITAITRSGGGGARAVQEAGRRLAAFAGSIGQPFSFGHCRLDSDERFRPATVRMVKGETLVANCILHQAAATTTVRRPTGSVASFLTGMASLGVKVVTVVEEEGEAEKNEEEASDAAAGGFVGRFMEELHRYSAVWDSLEAGFPTQSRVRGLVERVILAPNIAGAVSRAYRGTDGEGRRGWGEWMRGSGFEMVPLSCFNHSQARLLLGLFNDGYTVEETRPNKIVLGWKARRLLSASVWAPLPLSVPSSPAEGVCQPMGMAPASGGFGRTEYDYVDSFLVEPAYALV; from the coding sequence ATGGACGTAACCATGGAGGACGTGGTCGGGGATCTCGAGATCTCCGGCTATAGCTCCATCTCCAcgtccccgtcctcctctctTGACGACGGCATGGGGCTGTACGGGTGGAATGCGCTCTCCCCGGTCGCCGACTGGGGCCTGTTCTGCTCCGACGACGGCGGCCACGACCTCCACGGTCTGATCGAGTCCATGCTCTGCGATGACGCTCTCATCGGCAAGCCCGACGAGCACCCAACCATGTTCACGGACGGTCCCTGCTACTCCAACGCGTCGGACCCGAGCAGCACCACCACGACGAACCCAGGCACGCCCGTGCAGCACGACGACACGCCGGATTGCAATCCCGAAAAGGGCCTCCGGCTGCTGCACCTCCTCATGGCCGCCGCCGAGGCGCTCTCTGGCCCGCACAAGAGCCGGGAGCTGGCACGGGTGATATTGGTTCGGCTCAAGGAGATGGTCTCCAGCACCAGCGGCAACGCCGGCGCGTCCAACATGGAGCGCCTCGCCGCGCACTTCACCGACGCGCTCCAGGGGCTCCTCGATGGGTCCCACTCAGTCGCTGGGACCAGCAGGCAGGCCGCCATGGCCGCGTCCCACCACCACAGCACTGGCGACGTGTTGACGGCATTCCAGATGCTCCAGGACATGTCGCCGTACATGAAGTTCGGCCACTTCACCGCGAACCAGGCGATCCTGGAGGCGGTGGCGGGCGACCGGCGCGTCCACATCGTGGACTACGACCTCGCCGAGGGCATCCAGTGGGCGTCTCTGATGCAGGCCATGACGTCACGACCCGACGGCGTGTCGCCTCCCCACCTGCGCATCACCGCCATCACGCGGAGTGGCGGGGGCGGTGCGCGAGCAGTCCAGGAGGCCGGACGGCGCCTCGCGGCCTTCGCGGGGTCCATCGGGCAGCCCTTCTCGTTCGGACATTGCCGTCTGGACTCGGACGAGAGGTTCCGGCCGGCGACGGTCAGGATGGTCAAGGGGGAGACGCTCGTGGCCAACTGCATACTCCACCAAGCCGCAGCGACGACCACCGTCAGACGGCCCACCGGCTCGGTGGCGTCGTTCTTGACCGGCATGGCCTCTCTCGGGGTCAAGGTGGTGACGGTGGTGGAGGAGGAAGGGGAAGCGGAGAAGAACGAGGAGGAGGCGAGCGATGCCGCGGCGGGAGGCTTCGTGGGCCGGTTCATGGAGGAGCTACACCGGTACTCGGCGGTGTGGGACTCGCTGGAGGCCGGTTTCCCGACGCAGAGCCGGGTGCGCGGCCTCGTAGAGCGGGTCATCCTCGCCCCCAACATCGCCGGCGCCGTGAGCCGCGCGTACCGAGGGACGGACGGCGAGGGCAGGCGCGGGTGGGGTGAGTGGATGCGCGGGAGCGGATTCGAGATGGTGCCGCTGAGCTGCTTCAACCACAGCCAGGCCAGGCTGCTCCTCGGGCTGTTCAACGACGGGTACACGGTGGAGGAGACGAGACCAAACAAGATCGTGCTCGGCTGGAAGGCCCGGCGGCTGCTGTCGGCCTCCGTGTGGGCACCGCTGCCACTGTCGGTGCCATCGTCGCCGGCAGAAGGGGTGTGCCAGCCCATGGGGATGGCGCCGGCCAGCGGCGGCTTTGGCCGGACGGAGTACGACTACGTTGACTCGTTCCTCGTGGAACCTGCTTACGCGCTAGTCTGA